One Cryptomeria japonica chromosome 9, Sugi_1.0, whole genome shotgun sequence genomic window carries:
- the LOC131077855 gene encoding universal stress protein A-like protein: MGDQKQQEKMVNIVVAVDESQESMRACEWACNHLLSAHTNVGQSYKFTLLHIQSSVCVSSGPAYILSSEVVHLLEHDELRTTQKTLKRAMDICSYYDVKAETHVVIGGAKEKICDAAHKLGAHFLVMGSHGRGPFLRAIMGSVSDYCSRNAMCPVVVVNNKVV; the protein is encoded by the exons ATGGGCGACCAAAAACAGCAAGAAAAAATGGTGAATATTGTGGTTGCAGTGGATGAAAGCCAAGAGAGTATGCGTGCCTGTGAATGGGCATGTAACCATCTTTTGTCTGCTCACACAAATGTTGGTCAATCTTATAAATTCACTCTCCTTCATATTCAGTCCTCTGTTTGTGTTTCATCTGGACCTG CCTACATTTTGAGCAGCGAAGTGGTTCATCTTCTGGAGCATGATGAACTTAGAACTACCCAAAAGACTTTGAAGAGAGCTATGGATATCTGTAGTTATTATGATGTTAAGGCAGAAACCCATGTTGTAATTGGGGGAGCGAAGGAGAAGATCTGTGATGCTGCTCACAAGTTGGGGGCACATTTTCTGGTAATGGGTAGCCATGGCCGTGGTCCTTTTCTCAG AGCAATCATGGGAAGTGTGAGTGATTACTGCTCACGGAATGCTATGTGCCCTGTTGTTGTAGTTAACAACAAGGTTGTGTAA